The following are from one region of the Planctomycetota bacterium genome:
- the rpoC gene encoding DNA-directed RNA polymerase subunit beta' translates to MATPFFESVNEVVSVGISLASPDEIRSWSYGEVKKPETINYRTYRAEKDGLFCERIFGPERDWECFCGKYKGMKHKGIICDRCGVKVTHSRERRRRMGHINLAAPVAHIWFFKSMPSRMGNLLAMKVSSLEKVIYFQEYVVIEPGGAAVEGIQEKQLIGEDEYQRLKAKYEDFDADMGAEAVRKLLQKLDLDALSKELRAGLAETNSQQRKKEIVKRLKVVEAIRDSKNRAEWMILDVIPVIPPDLRPLVLLESGNFATSDLNDLYRRVINRNNRLKKLLDLHAPEVIIRNEKRMLQQSVDALFDNERCKHPVLGSSNRPLKSLTDMIKGKPGRFRENLLGKRVDYSGRSVIVVGPELKLHQCGLPKKIALELFQPFIIRRLKEAGLVDTIKSAKRMLERKDEEVWDILDEVIREHPVLLNRAPTLHRMGIQAFEPILIEGKAIQIHPLVCTAFNADFDGDQMAVHLPLSIEAQTEASLLMMSTNNVFSPADGRPIITPSLDIVLGCYYLTCLRPDSTPDDQLRRFATTDDVLVALGYDALHYHSRILVKLRRHDQIVDQHGQLSPYKGEYVLTTAGRVFFNSKLPDGLPYYNQSLNKGRLNDLIADCHTILGRGATLGLLDTIKELGFRHATLAGLSISTRDLRMPPKKQEIISKAEKEVEHIDRRYRSGVITDGERHNLVIERWTHAKDRVTAELMDELRNDTGGGSGLNPIWAMFESGARGNTVQITQLAGMRGLMAKPSGKIIETPIKSNFREGLPVLEYFSSTHGGRKGLADTALKTAESGYLTRKLADVAQNVVVTMLDCGTVAGITKSVIYKGDKVDIPLSQLVYGRVSLEKVLDRRTGKPIVSEGELITEPIAAALEEMGYSSLRVRSPMMCEAPHGVCAKCYGMDLSTGELAEEGLAVGIIAAQSIGEPGTQLTMRTFHYGGTAATGFAAPETRADFKGKIRYYNLKTVTDRNGHILAMNPTGALVLEDENGNEIRRYEVKLGATLSVADGQMVPARTLLATWEPHFTPILSEMGGFVRCEDIVEGETVREEVDQHGSRRRIVIEHKGDLHPQIAIVDKDGRPLGLYSIPEKAHIMVEEGQEVHPGDILARTPREIQRVQDITGGLPRVTELFEARKPRDPAIISEVSGRVSLGERKRGKRIINVTNEETGEAVSHLVPHGKHLTVHDGDYVRAGDRLVDGPLVPQDILRIRGTEALMEYLLREIQSVYRSQNEIIDDKHIAIVVGQMLRKVKVGDDVGDTTLLPGSIVDKFRFRHENERVIAKGGKPASATPLLLGITKAALQSESFISAASFQETTKVLTEAALAGRTDYLRGLKENVILGHLIPAGTGFPKHYLAGMEKKQLAQPSEPPDGGDKGAQAPPPGGGETPVESTV, encoded by the coding sequence ATGGCGACGCCGTTCTTCGAGAGCGTGAACGAAGTTGTGTCGGTGGGCATTTCGCTTGCCTCGCCGGACGAGATTCGGTCGTGGTCGTACGGGGAGGTGAAGAAGCCGGAAACCATCAACTACCGCACGTACCGTGCGGAGAAGGATGGGCTGTTCTGCGAGCGGATCTTCGGCCCGGAGCGCGACTGGGAGTGCTTCTGCGGCAAGTACAAGGGGATGAAGCACAAGGGGATCATCTGCGACCGCTGCGGGGTGAAGGTGACGCACAGCCGCGAGCGGCGACGGCGGATGGGCCACATCAACCTGGCCGCGCCCGTGGCGCATATCTGGTTCTTCAAGTCCATGCCCTCGCGCATGGGCAATCTGCTGGCGATGAAGGTGAGCTCGCTGGAGAAGGTGATCTACTTCCAGGAATACGTGGTGATCGAGCCGGGCGGCGCCGCGGTGGAGGGGATCCAGGAGAAGCAGCTCATCGGCGAGGACGAGTACCAGCGGCTGAAGGCGAAGTACGAGGACTTCGACGCCGACATGGGCGCGGAGGCGGTGCGCAAGCTGCTCCAGAAGCTGGACCTGGATGCGCTGTCGAAGGAGCTGCGCGCGGGGCTGGCCGAGACGAACTCGCAGCAGCGCAAGAAGGAGATCGTCAAGCGGCTGAAGGTGGTGGAGGCGATCCGGGACTCGAAGAACCGCGCGGAGTGGATGATCCTGGACGTGATCCCGGTGATCCCGCCCGATCTGCGGCCGCTGGTGCTGCTGGAGAGCGGGAACTTCGCGACGAGCGACCTGAACGATCTCTACCGCCGCGTGATCAACCGGAACAACCGGCTCAAGAAACTGCTCGACCTCCACGCCCCCGAGGTGATCATCCGCAACGAGAAGCGCATGCTCCAGCAGAGCGTGGATGCGCTGTTCGACAACGAGCGGTGCAAGCATCCGGTGCTGGGGTCGTCGAACCGCCCGCTGAAGTCGCTGACCGACATGATCAAGGGCAAGCCGGGGCGGTTCCGCGAGAACCTGCTGGGCAAGCGGGTGGACTACTCGGGGCGCTCGGTGATCGTGGTGGGGCCCGAGCTGAAGCTGCACCAGTGCGGGTTGCCGAAGAAGATCGCGCTCGAGCTCTTCCAGCCGTTCATCATCCGCCGCCTCAAGGAGGCGGGGCTGGTGGACACGATCAAGAGCGCCAAGCGCATGCTGGAGCGCAAGGACGAGGAGGTGTGGGATATCCTGGACGAGGTGATCCGCGAGCATCCCGTGCTCCTCAACCGGGCGCCCACGCTGCACCGCATGGGCATTCAGGCCTTCGAGCCGATCCTGATCGAAGGCAAGGCCATCCAGATCCACCCGCTGGTCTGCACGGCGTTCAACGCGGACTTCGACGGCGACCAGATGGCGGTGCACCTGCCGCTGTCCATCGAGGCGCAGACCGAGGCGTCGCTGCTGATGATGAGCACGAACAACGTGTTCTCGCCGGCCGACGGCCGGCCCATCATCACGCCGTCGCTGGACATCGTGCTGGGCTGCTACTACCTGACGTGCCTGCGGCCCGATTCGACCCCCGACGACCAGCTCCGGCGCTTCGCCACGACGGACGACGTGCTGGTGGCGCTCGGCTACGACGCCCTGCACTACCACAGCCGGATCCTCGTGAAGCTCCGCAGGCACGACCAGATTGTGGACCAGCACGGCCAGCTTAGCCCCTACAAGGGCGAGTACGTCCTCACCACCGCCGGCCGCGTCTTCTTCAACAGCAAGCTGCCCGACGGCCTGCCGTATTACAACCAGAGCCTCAACAAGGGCCGCCTCAACGACCTCATCGCCGATTGCCACACGATCCTGGGCCGCGGCGCCACCCTCGGCCTGCTCGACACCATCAAGGAGCTGGGCTTCCGGCACGCCACGCTGGCCGGGCTGTCCATCTCCACGCGCGACCTGCGCATGCCGCCCAAGAAGCAGGAGATCATCAGCAAGGCCGAGAAGGAAGTGGAGCACATTGACCGCCGCTACCGCAGCGGCGTGATCACCGACGGCGAGCGCCACAACCTGGTCATCGAGCGCTGGACCCACGCCAAGGACCGCGTGACCGCCGAGCTGATGGACGAACTCCGCAACGACACCGGCGGCGGCTCCGGCCTCAACCCGATCTGGGCCATGTTCGAGTCCGGCGCCCGAGGCAACACGGTGCAGATCACCCAGCTCGCCGGCATGCGCGGGCTGATGGCCAAGCCCTCCGGCAAGATCATCGAGACGCCCATCAAGTCCAACTTCCGCGAGGGCCTCCCTGTTCTCGAGTACTTCAGTTCCACGCACGGCGGCCGCAAGGGCCTGGCCGACACGGCCCTCAAGACCGCCGAGTCCGGCTACCTGACGCGCAAGCTGGCCGACGTGGCCCAGAACGTGGTGGTCACCATGCTGGACTGCGGCACCGTGGCCGGCATCACCAAGAGCGTCATCTACAAGGGCGACAAGGTTGACATCCCGCTGAGCCAGCTCGTCTATGGGCGCGTGTCGCTCGAGAAGGTGCTCGACCGGCGCACGGGGAAGCCGATCGTGAGCGAGGGCGAGCTCATCACCGAGCCGATCGCCGCCGCCCTGGAGGAGATGGGCTACTCGAGCCTGCGCGTGCGCTCGCCCATGATGTGCGAAGCCCCGCACGGCGTGTGCGCCAAATGCTACGGCATGGACCTCTCCACCGGCGAACTCGCCGAGGAGGGCCTGGCCGTGGGCATCATCGCCGCGCAATCCATCGGCGAGCCCGGCACCCAGCTCACCATGCGGACCTTCCACTACGGCGGCACGGCGGCCACCGGCTTCGCCGCCCCCGAGACCCGCGCGGACTTCAAGGGCAAGATCCGCTACTACAACCTCAAGACCGTCACCGACCGCAACGGCCACATTCTCGCGATGAACCCCACCGGCGCCCTCGTGCTGGAGGACGAGAACGGCAACGAGATCCGGCGGTACGAGGTCAAACTGGGCGCCACCCTGAGCGTCGCCGACGGCCAGATGGTGCCCGCGCGCACTCTTCTGGCCACCTGGGAGCCGCACTTCACCCCCATCCTCAGCGAGATGGGCGGCTTCGTCCGGTGCGAGGACATCGTCGAGGGCGAAACCGTCCGCGAAGAGGTGGACCAGCACGGCTCGCGCCGGCGCATCGTCATCGAGCACAAGGGCGACCTGCATCCCCAGATCGCGATCGTGGACAAGGATGGCCGCCCGCTGGGCCTCTACTCCATTCCCGAGAAGGCCCACATCATGGTCGAGGAAGGCCAGGAGGTCCACCCCGGCGACATCCTCGCCCGCACGCCGCGCGAAATCCAGCGCGTGCAGGACATCACGGGCGGCCTGCCCCGCGTCACCGAGCTCTTCGAAGCCCGCAAGCCGCGCGACCCTGCCATCATCAGCGAGGTCTCCGGCCGCGTCAGCCTCGGCGAGCGCAAGCGCGGCAAGCGCATCATCAACGTCACCAACGAAGAGACCGGAGAGGCCGTCTCCCACCTCGTCCCCCACGGCAAACACCTCACCGTGCACGACGGCGACTACGTTCGCGCCGGCGACCGCCTGGTAGACGGCCCGCTCGTGCCGCAAGACATCCTGCGCATCCGCGGCACCGAGGCCCTCATGGAATACCTCCTGCGCGAAATCCAGAGCGTCTACCGTTCCCAGAACGAAATCATCGACGATAAACACATCGCGATTGTCGTGGGGCAGATGCTCCGCAAAGTAAAAGTCGGCGACGACGTCGGCGACACCACACTGCTCCCCGGCAGCATCGTAGACAAGTTCCGCTTCCGCCACGAGAACGAGCGCGTCATCGCCAAGGGCGGCAAGCCCGCCAGCGCCACCCCGCTCCTCCTCGGCATCACCAAGGCCGCCCTCCAGAGCGAAAGCTTCATCTCCGCCGCCTCCTTCCAGGAGACGACCAAGGTCCTCACCGAGGCCGCCCTGGCCGGCCGCACCGACTACCTCCGCGGCCTCAAGGAGAACGTCATCCTCGGCCACCTCATCCCGGCCGGCACCGGCTTCCCCAAGCACTACCTCGCCGGCATGGAGAAGAAGCAGCTTGCCCAGCCCAGCGAGCCGCCCGACGGCGGCGACAAGGGCGCCCAGGCCCCGCCCCCCGGCGGCGGCGAGACCCCCGTCGAGAGCACCGTCTAG
- a CDS encoding HEPN domain-containing protein — MTPEQRDLLVQARESPAAGKAMRELGHHGYAASRAYYTMFHVVQALLLGKGLAFSKHSAVHAAFGQHFAKAGVVPADFHRYLIRGMEARHAGDYGKPNAISPSESAEQLSRAQDFLDLAGRLIGPLP; from the coding sequence ATGACACCGGAGCAGCGGGACCTCTTGGTGCAGGCCCGCGAGAGTCCGGCCGCCGGCAAGGCGATGCGCGAGCTGGGCCACCACGGCTACGCGGCATCGAGAGCCTACTACACCATGTTCCACGTCGTCCAGGCGCTTCTGCTGGGGAAGGGTCTGGCCTTCTCGAAGCACAGCGCCGTGCATGCGGCGTTCGGCCAGCATTTCGCGAAGGCGGGTGTGGTGCCGGCCGACTTCCACCGCTACCTCATCCGCGGGATGGAGGCTCGGCACGCCGGGGACTACGGAAAGCCGAACGCGATCAGCCCGTCGGAGTCGGCGGAGCAACTGTCCCGCGCCCAGGATTTCCTGGATCTGGCCGGGCGGTTGATTGGGCCGCTTCCATAG
- a CDS encoding nucleotidyltransferase domain-containing protein: MVECVLRELRRRFEALYGERLVRLVLFGSQARGDAEPGSDVDVLVVLRGAVEPSAEIGRTIGDVAAVSLDNDVVVACVFVSEEEFLRERSPLLLNVRREGVLV; encoded by the coding sequence ATGGTCGAGTGTGTGCTGAGGGAGTTGCGCCGGCGCTTCGAAGCTCTGTATGGCGAACGCCTGGTGCGCCTGGTGCTCTTCGGTTCCCAGGCCCGTGGAGATGCGGAACCGGGGTCCGACGTAGACGTGTTGGTGGTGCTCCGCGGCGCGGTGGAGCCGAGCGCGGAGATCGGGCGGACGATTGGGGATGTGGCCGCGGTGTCGCTCGACAACGACGTCGTCGTCGCCTGCGTGTTCGTGTCCGAAGAGGAGTTCCTGCGCGAGCGGAGTCCGCTGCTGCTCAACGTGCGGCGCGAGGGGGTGCTGGTATGA
- the rpsL gene encoding 30S ribosomal protein S12 gives MPTIQQLIRLGRKPVRRKSKRPDLEACPQKRGVCLQVTTRTPKKPNSALRKVARVRLSNGREITAYIPGEGHNLHEHSIVLVRGGRVRDLPGVRYHIVRGPLDAAGVKERKRSRSKYGCKLPK, from the coding sequence ATGCCCACCATTCAGCAGCTCATCCGCCTCGGGCGCAAGCCCGTCCGCCGCAAGAGCAAGCGTCCCGACCTCGAGGCCTGCCCCCAGAAGCGCGGCGTCTGCCTCCAGGTCACCACCCGCACCCCCAAGAAGCCCAACTCGGCCCTTCGCAAAGTCGCCCGCGTCCGCCTCTCCAACGGACGCGAGATCACCGCCTACATCCCCGGCGAAGGCCACAACCTCCACGAACACTCCATCGTCCTCGTCCGTGGCGGCCGCGTCCGCGACCTTCCCGGCGTCCGCTACCACATCGTCCGCGGCCCCCTCGACGCCGCCGGCGTCAAAGAGCGCAAGCGCTCCCGCTCCAAGTACGGCTGCAAGCTTCCCAAGTGA
- the rpsG gene encoding 30S ribosomal protein S7, translating to MAKKFESTERFLKPDPKYHSFLVGKFINCLMRQGKKSTAEGVFYRAAAVIEERNPGIEFLKFFETAIANVKPSVEVRSRRVGGANYQVPVPVSPKRQMALAFRWILEGARGRKGRPMHLRLADELSDAHKHEGHAATQRENTHRMAEANKAFAHYAW from the coding sequence ATGGCCAAGAAGTTCGAGTCCACCGAACGCTTCCTCAAGCCCGACCCCAAGTACCACAGCTTCCTGGTCGGCAAGTTCATCAACTGCCTCATGCGCCAGGGCAAGAAAAGCACCGCCGAAGGCGTCTTCTACCGCGCCGCCGCCGTCATCGAAGAGCGCAACCCCGGCATCGAATTCCTCAAGTTCTTCGAAACCGCCATCGCCAACGTCAAGCCCTCCGTCGAGGTCCGCTCCCGCCGCGTCGGCGGCGCCAACTACCAGGTCCCCGTCCCCGTCAGCCCCAAGCGCCAGATGGCCCTCGCCTTCCGCTGGATACTCGAAGGCGCCCGCGGCCGCAAAGGCCGCCCCATGCACCTTCGCCTCGCCGACGAGCTCTCCGACGCCCACAAGCACGAAGGCCACGCCGCCACCCAGCGCGAGAACACCCACCGCATGGCCGAAGCCAACAAGGCCTTCGCCCACTACGCCTGGTGA
- a CDS encoding DEAD/DEAH box helicase family protein yields MPRGRKGAETPLIPDLSLTMAPCVAGIRAEVTRWRERNYEGITGTTRTLLNHWFLADHRLPDGRKFAYHPFQREAIETLIYLYEVKGARRQKALLESYAAGDAGHGGPAHSLRLLRYDDFARYCVKMATGTGKTKVMALAVAWQYFNAVAEPRDDYAKSFLIVAPNVIVFERLRKDFGEGRIFKADPVIPPELEIFWEMQVYLREQGERAGSQGALYLTNIQQLYDRPDKKGDDEPAPMAAVMGPRPPANMMQVEPFDVRLAARGGPLLVINDEAHHTHDEDSEWNGVIRRLHAEVPGGLAAQLDFTATPRHSKGALFTWTVFDYPLKQAIQDGIVKRPIKGITRGIEEQPSKIASTRFQAYLTAGVERWREYRDQLAPLARKPVLFVMLNSTKEANEVGDWLRGKFPEDFAGEGLQVIHTDTKGEVSKSDLDAARQAVREIDEPDNPIRCIVSVLMLREGWDVNNVTVVVGLRPYTAKANILPEQTIGRGLRLMFRDLAADYQERVDVIGNKAFIDFVADLEREEGLQLDTFEVGKDKLRIVTILPDPGKLDKDISLPVLSPVLVRKKSLGEEIAALDVAGFASPVLPLASDDSSAHSFRYEGRDLLTLEKLVDREYHIPEPQTAEEVIGYYAQRIAQEVKLPSQFAVLVPKVREFLATKAFGRVVDLSQGAVIKAISTNVAHYVTVRVFGEALRGLLIEAKKPQLLHAGRRLSETPPFPFSRLAIPAAKTVFNLVPCVNDFEKAFARFLEHAEDVEAFAKLPEPFGFYIEYTDSACNLRYYEPDFVAVAADATHYLLETKGREDVTVQHKDRAAELWCENASRLTGVSWRYVKVPEKGMKALGPAQLADLVAALSG; encoded by the coding sequence ACCCCTTTCAGCGCGAGGCCATCGAGACCCTGATCTACCTGTACGAGGTCAAGGGCGCCCGGCGGCAGAAGGCGCTGCTGGAGTCCTATGCGGCAGGGGACGCGGGGCACGGAGGCCCCGCCCACAGCCTTCGATTGCTTCGGTACGACGATTTCGCGCGGTACTGCGTGAAGATGGCGACGGGCACCGGCAAGACCAAGGTGATGGCCCTCGCCGTGGCCTGGCAGTACTTCAACGCCGTGGCCGAGCCGCGGGACGACTATGCCAAGAGCTTCCTGATCGTGGCGCCGAACGTGATCGTCTTCGAGCGGCTGCGGAAGGACTTCGGCGAGGGGCGCATCTTCAAGGCCGACCCGGTCATTCCGCCTGAACTTGAGATCTTCTGGGAGATGCAGGTCTACCTCCGCGAGCAGGGGGAGCGGGCGGGTTCACAGGGCGCGCTCTATCTCACCAACATCCAGCAGCTCTACGACCGGCCCGACAAGAAGGGGGACGATGAGCCTGCGCCGATGGCGGCGGTGATGGGCCCCAGGCCGCCGGCGAACATGATGCAGGTCGAGCCCTTCGATGTGCGGCTCGCCGCGCGCGGCGGGCCGCTGCTGGTGATCAACGACGAGGCGCACCACACCCACGACGAGGATTCCGAGTGGAACGGCGTCATCCGCCGGCTCCATGCTGAGGTGCCGGGCGGGCTGGCGGCGCAGCTCGACTTCACGGCGACGCCCCGGCACAGCAAGGGCGCGCTCTTCACCTGGACCGTTTTCGACTACCCGCTGAAGCAGGCGATTCAGGACGGGATAGTGAAGCGGCCCATCAAGGGCATCACCAGGGGAATCGAAGAACAGCCGTCCAAGATCGCCTCGACCCGTTTTCAGGCCTACCTGACGGCTGGGGTGGAGCGGTGGCGCGAGTACCGGGACCAGCTTGCGCCGCTGGCCCGCAAGCCCGTGCTGTTCGTCATGCTGAACAGCACAAAGGAAGCCAATGAGGTAGGCGATTGGCTGCGCGGCAAGTTCCCCGAGGATTTCGCTGGGGAGGGGCTACAGGTCATCCACACGGACACGAAGGGCGAGGTGTCGAAGAGCGACCTGGATGCCGCGCGACAGGCCGTCCGCGAGATTGACGAGCCGGACAACCCCATCCGCTGCATCGTGAGCGTGCTCATGCTGCGGGAGGGGTGGGACGTGAATAACGTGACGGTGGTGGTGGGCCTGCGCCCGTACACGGCCAAGGCCAACATCCTGCCCGAGCAGACCATCGGGCGCGGCCTGCGGCTCATGTTCCGCGACCTGGCTGCGGACTACCAGGAGCGGGTGGACGTGATTGGCAACAAGGCGTTCATTGATTTCGTGGCCGACCTGGAGCGCGAGGAGGGGTTGCAGCTCGACACGTTCGAGGTGGGCAAGGACAAGCTGCGGATCGTCACGATCCTGCCCGATCCGGGGAAGCTGGACAAGGACATCTCGCTGCCGGTGCTCAGCCCCGTGCTCGTGCGGAAGAAGTCGCTGGGCGAGGAGATTGCCGCGCTGGACGTCGCGGGGTTCGCCTCGCCCGTGCTCCCGCTCGCCTCGGACGATTCTTCGGCGCACAGCTTCCGATACGAGGGCAGGGACCTCCTGACCCTCGAGAAGCTGGTGGACCGTGAATACCACATTCCTGAGCCGCAGACGGCGGAAGAGGTGATCGGCTACTACGCGCAGCGCATCGCCCAGGAGGTCAAGCTGCCCTCGCAGTTCGCCGTGCTGGTGCCCAAAGTGCGCGAGTTCCTCGCGACGAAGGCGTTCGGACGCGTAGTGGACCTGTCTCAGGGGGCAGTGATCAAGGCGATCAGCACCAATGTCGCGCACTATGTCACCGTCAGGGTCTTCGGGGAGGCCCTTCGGGGCCTGCTGATTGAGGCGAAGAAGCCGCAGTTGCTCCACGCGGGGCGGCGGCTGAGCGAGACGCCGCCGTTCCCCTTCTCGCGCCTCGCGATCCCCGCGGCCAAGACCGTGTTCAACCTGGTCCCGTGCGTCAACGACTTCGAGAAGGCGTTCGCCAGGTTCCTGGAGCACGCGGAGGACGTGGAGGCCTTTGCCAAGCTCCCGGAGCCGTTCGGCTTCTACATCGAGTACACGGATTCGGCGTGCAATCTGCGGTACTACGAGCCCGACTTCGTTGCGGTGGCTGCGGATGCGACGCATTACCTGCTGGAGACGAAAGGGCGGGAAGACGTTACGGTGCAGCACAAGGATCGGGCGGCCGAGCTGTGGTGCGAGAACGCGAGCCGGCTCACTGGGGTTTCCTGGCGGTACGTGAAGGTTCCTGAGAAGGGGATGAAGGCGCTTGGCCCGGCGCAGTTGGCCGACCTGGTGGCCGCGCTCAGCGGGTAG